GCCGGCGGGCTGACGGCAGGGCGCGCCGGGGAGCGACCGCGGCGCAGGTACGGCGCGGCCGGGCTGTGGACTGCCCTCGGGGTGACCTCGGGCTGATCTCCGGCAGCCTCGGGCTGACCTTTGGGCGGGTCCGAACCCGGGGCCGGTTGTCAGTGCCGACGTCTATCGTGCGGAACATGACGACGTTGCCGCCTCCCGCCACCGAACTCTCCGCCGACGAGGCGCGCCGCATAGCGCTGCGCGCCCAGGGGTTCCTGGGGGCGCCCGACCGGCGCGGCGGGGTGCGGGGCGTGCTGCGGCATCTCGGCGCCGTACAGCTGGACACGATCTCCGTGCTGGCGCGCTCGCACGAGCTGATTCCGTACGCCCGCCTCGGCGCGGTGGGCCGCAGGACGGTCGAGGACGCGTACTGGACCGAGGGCCACAGCTTCGAGTACTGGTCGCACGCGGCCTGCATCCTGCCCGTCGAGGAGTGGCCGCACTTCGCCTTCCGCCGCCGCGCCTACCGTGCCCGCCCGCACTGGTACCACGACCTTCCGGACGGCTCGTACGACCAGGTGATCAAACAGCTGCGCGCCGAAGGCCCGCTCACCGCGACGGAGTTGGGCGGCGCGAAGAACGGCGGCGAGTGGTGGGACTGGTCGGAGTCGAAGGTCGCCGTCGAGCGCGCGCTGATGTACGGCGAGGTGGTGTGCACCGAGCGACGCAGCTGGAAGCGGGTGTACGACCTCGCCGAGCGTGCCGTGCCCGACGCGCTTCTGCACGACGAGCTGGACGACGCGGAGTGCCTGCGCCGGCTCGTCCGGCTGGCCGGGCAGGCGCTTGGTGTCGGCACCCGCGCCGACATCGCGGACTATCACCGGCTCAAGG
This portion of the Streptomyces sp. NBC_01750 genome encodes:
- a CDS encoding winged helix-turn-helix domain-containing protein, translating into MTTLPPPATELSADEARRIALRAQGFLGAPDRRGGVRGVLRHLGAVQLDTISVLARSHELIPYARLGAVGRRTVEDAYWTEGHSFEYWSHAACILPVEEWPHFAFRRRAYRARPHWYHDLPDGSYDQVIKQLRAEGPLTATELGGAKNGGEWWDWSESKVAVERALMYGEVVCTERRSWKRVYDLAERAVPDALLHDELDDAECLRRLVRLAGQALGVGTRADIADYHRLKGEQFDAVVADSGLVPVTVEGWSKPAWADPEALASTPRGRHRTTLLSPFDSLIWERARTERLFGFTHRLEAYVPKPKRVYGYFAMPLLSGGRLLGRVDPAREGTTLVARQVSLDTPKAVAPMAQALREAAEWVGCDSVRIERVDRTELTAELVRAVSS